In one window of Arachis ipaensis cultivar K30076 chromosome B06, Araip1.1, whole genome shotgun sequence DNA:
- the LOC107647168 gene encoding WUSCHEL-related homeobox 11-like isoform X1 gives MEEQGQQHHQDPNRSHSHGAGGSSSSSEKQSSEPVRSRWTPKPEQILILESIFNSGMVNPPKDETVRIRKLLEKFGAVGDANVFYWFQNRRSRSRRRQRQIQQQQQQQQHHQHQLGVGVVGVGVGVGGAIQCDQDHPGQPALSVGSALGFGGSSSFGDSSSCSFHLPPPPTGAGGGSSSSSSFGGEQEAMDNFFSGVPPPHHHTPQMGFQEIDHTSSLFPHVPPNFTYNSGFGGNNVSGFITVFINGIATEVPRGLIDIKTLFGEDAILVHSSGVPLPTNEFGFLMQTLQHGESYFLVPKPT, from the exons ATGGAAGAGCAAGGGCAGCAACACCATCAAGACCCAAACAGAAGCCATAGCCATGGTGCTGGtggttcttcctcctcctctgagAAGCAGAGTAGCGAACCGGTGCGCTCAAGATGGACGCCCAAACCGGAGCAAATACTTATTCTTGAATCCATCTTCAACAGCGGCATGGTTAACCCTCCAAAGGACGAGACCGTCAGGATAAGGAAGCTTCTAGAGAAGTTTGGGGCTGTCGGCGACGCTAACGTTTTCTACTGGTTCCAGAACCGACGGTCCAGATCTCGTCGCCGACAGCGCCAGattcagcagcagcagcagcaacaacaacaccaCCAACACCAGCTAGGTGTTGGTGTTGTTGgggttggtgttggtgttggtggtgcaATTCAGTGTGATCAAGATCACCCTGGTCAACCTGCACTCTCAGTAGGGAGTGCTTTGGGTTTCGGAGGTTCTTCTTCTTTCGGagattcttcttcttgttcttttcatcttcctcctcctccgaCTGGTGCCGGTGgcggttcttcttcttcatcttccttcGGTGGTGAGCAAGAAGCCATGGATAACTTCTTCTCTGGtgttcctcctcctcatcatcatacTCCTCAAATGGGGTTCCAGGAAATTGATCACACTTCATCTTTGTTCCCTCATGTTCCTCCAAATTTCACCTACAACTCCg GATTTGGGGGCAATAATGTGTCAGGATTCATCACAGTGTTCATCAATGGAATTGCAACAGAAGTTCCAAGAGGTCTTATAGACATCAAAACATTGTTTGGTGAAGATGCAATTTTAGTTCATTCTTCTGGAGTGCCACTTCCAACCAATGAGTTTGGCTTCTTAATGCAGACCTTGCAGCATGGTGAAAGCTACTTTCtg GTTCCAAAGCCAACATAA
- the LOC107647168 gene encoding WUSCHEL-related homeobox 11-like isoform X2 has protein sequence MEEQGQQHHQDPNRSHSHGAGGSSSSSEKQSSEPVRSRWTPKPEQILILESIFNSGMVNPPKDETVRIRKLLEKFGAVGDANVFYWFQNRRSRSRRRQRQIQQQQQQQQHHQHQLGVGVVGVGVGVGGAIQCDQDHPGQPALSVGSALGFGGSSSFGDSSSCSFHLPPPPTGAGGGSSSSSSFGGEQEAMDNFFSGVPPPHHHTPQMGFQEIDHTSSLFPHVPPNFTYNSGFITVFINGIATEVPRGLIDIKTLFGEDAILVHSSGVPLPTNEFGFLMQTLQHGESYFLVPKPT, from the exons ATGGAAGAGCAAGGGCAGCAACACCATCAAGACCCAAACAGAAGCCATAGCCATGGTGCTGGtggttcttcctcctcctctgagAAGCAGAGTAGCGAACCGGTGCGCTCAAGATGGACGCCCAAACCGGAGCAAATACTTATTCTTGAATCCATCTTCAACAGCGGCATGGTTAACCCTCCAAAGGACGAGACCGTCAGGATAAGGAAGCTTCTAGAGAAGTTTGGGGCTGTCGGCGACGCTAACGTTTTCTACTGGTTCCAGAACCGACGGTCCAGATCTCGTCGCCGACAGCGCCAGattcagcagcagcagcagcaacaacaacaccaCCAACACCAGCTAGGTGTTGGTGTTGTTGgggttggtgttggtgttggtggtgcaATTCAGTGTGATCAAGATCACCCTGGTCAACCTGCACTCTCAGTAGGGAGTGCTTTGGGTTTCGGAGGTTCTTCTTCTTTCGGagattcttcttcttgttcttttcatcttcctcctcctccgaCTGGTGCCGGTGgcggttcttcttcttcatcttccttcGGTGGTGAGCAAGAAGCCATGGATAACTTCTTCTCTGGtgttcctcctcctcatcatcatacTCCTCAAATGGGGTTCCAGGAAATTGATCACACTTCATCTTTGTTCCCTCATGTTCCTCCAAATTTCACCTACAACTCCg GATTCATCACAGTGTTCATCAATGGAATTGCAACAGAAGTTCCAAGAGGTCTTATAGACATCAAAACATTGTTTGGTGAAGATGCAATTTTAGTTCATTCTTCTGGAGTGCCACTTCCAACCAATGAGTTTGGCTTCTTAATGCAGACCTTGCAGCATGGTGAAAGCTACTTTCtg GTTCCAAAGCCAACATAA